Proteins co-encoded in one Nematostella vectensis chromosome 15, jaNemVect1.1, whole genome shotgun sequence genomic window:
- the LOC5515679 gene encoding rab-like protein 2A → MTVAPGDVQARPGYRFLSFALVSGKAKLEVKYKMAARENEVDSFDDVTSSKKDKETSVKVICLGDSAVGKSKLVERFLMDGYKPQQLSTYALTLFHYETKVDDKDIRVDFWDTAGQERFSSMHPSYYHQAHACLLVFDITRKITYKNLANWYKELRKYRDSIPCIVVANKIDVDYKVTQKSFNFPKKYGLPFYFVSASDGTNVVKVFREAIRLGVNYKENSTDFMDMVMQELENFDELSTTQESEFDNKSDEENS, encoded by the exons ATGACGGTTGCCCCGGGAGACGTGCAAGCGAGGCCAGGTTATCGTTTCCTGTCATTCGCGTTGGTTTCTGGGAAGGCGAAATTGGAAGTCaaatacaaaatggcggccaggGAAAATGAAGTTGATAGTTTCGACGACGTAACTTCAAGCAAAAAGGATAAAGAAACTTCAGTCAAAGTAATATGTCTAGGGGATAGCGCTGTAGGGAAGTCCAA ACTTGTTGAACGCTTCCTTATGGATGGATA CAAACCGCAACAGCTATCAACATATGCATTAACCTTATTTCATTATGAAACCAAAGTAGATGACAAAGACATCAGAGTTG aTTTTTGGGATACGGCTGGACAGGAGAGGTTTAGCAGTATGCATCCATCCTATTATCACCAGGCCCATGCATGTTTATTG GTATTTGATATTACAAGAAAAATCACTTACAAGAATTTGGCAAACTGGTATAAAGAGCTTAGAAAATATAGGGACTCAATTCCCTGTATTGTTGTTGCTAACAAAATTGATG TTGATTACAAAGTTACTCAAAAGTCTTTCAATTTCCCGAAAAAATATGGCCTTCCATTTTACTTTGTCTCTGCATCTGATGGTACAAATGTTGTCAAG GTATTCAGAGAAGCAATCAGATTAGGAGTGAACTATAAGGAAAACTCTACGGATTTTATGGATATGGTTATGCAAGAGTTAGAA AACTTTGATGAGCTGAGCACAACTCAAGAATCTGAATTTGACAACAAAAGTGATGAAGAGAATTCCTGA
- the LOC116614743 gene encoding uncharacterized protein LOC116614743 encodes MAYFPRDYYFNYYGSQVFDPAGIYGQSQSQIVEQPNEVQNPPLQPLQANQQVPQNNQQANKQQLDKGGKAPAPSKAKKTESFEKEEETYLINLWVSYHERLESKDSRKYWAKLVDELNNKYNNNRPVDKCKRRIKYLIEKYKERKDWNKKQSGGSLWKSPYYDEIDAVLGVRDVVELERVGEAGSSSMDDKPDDSSSPSSSSDSPKGTLDPKETQEKRVKRKRSKAAANKRLAEGEREDKLLKTMTDQGDRMARSG; translated from the coding sequence ATGGCGTACTTTCCTCGGGACTATTATTTCAACTATTATGGCTCACAAGTGTTTGATCCTGCTGGTATTTATGGTCAATCGCAGTCTCAAATTGTAGAGCAACCAAATGAAGTACAGAATCCACCGCTTCAGCCTTTACAAGCAAACCAACAAGTGCCGCAAAACAACCAACAAGCGAACAAGCAACAACTTGATAAAGGCGGCAAAGCGCCAGCAccaagtaaagcaaaaaagacTGAAAGTTTCGAGAAAGAAGAGGAGACGTATTTGATTAACCTGTGGGTATCATATCATGAACGACTCGAAAGCaaagattcgcgaaaataCTGGGCAAAACTCGTCGACGAACtgaacaataaatataacaacaacagacCTGTCGATAAATGCAAACGCCGTATTAAATACCTGATtgagaaatataaggaaagaAAGGACTGGAATAAGAAGCAATCGGGGGGAAGTTTGTGGAAGTCTCCATACTACGATGAGATCGATGCTGTTTTGGGAGTTCGAGATGTCGTCGAGCTGGAGCGTGTTGGAGAAGCCGGCTCTTCAAGCATGGATGACAAGCCTGACGATTCTAGTTCCCCAAGTTCTTCTTCAGACTCGCCAAAAGGAACCCTTGACCCTAAAGAAACCCAGGAAAAGCGCGTAAAAAGGAAAAGATCGAAGGCAGCCGCTAACAAGAGGTTGGCAGAAGGTGAAAGGGAGGATAAATTGCTTAAAACGATGACCGATCAAGGTGACCGCATGGCCCGTTCTGGTTAA